A part of Pectinatus sottacetonis genomic DNA contains:
- the rpoE gene encoding DNA-directed RNA polymerase subunit delta, giving the protein MDFTSKTEPDIAYHILTRMGDAMFYKDLIMQVIEKKNKPVQSLPAAISEVYTFINMDSRFCHVGNGMWKLREWIPQDAKAAASTSAPKTAGKAKA; this is encoded by the coding sequence ATGGATTTTACTAGCAAAACGGAGCCGGATATAGCTTATCATATTTTGACAAGAATGGGTGATGCCATGTTTTATAAAGATTTGATCATGCAAGTCATTGAAAAAAAGAATAAACCTGTGCAGTCACTGCCTGCAGCTATATCAGAAGTTTATACTTTTATAAATATGGATAGCCGCTTTTGCCATGTTGGCAATGGAATGTGGAAACTCAGGGAATGGATACCACAGGATGCTAAGGCAGCTGCCTCGACATCTGCACCTAAGACAGCAGGCAAGGCAAAAGCTTAG
- the putP gene encoding sodium/proline symporter PutP, with protein MYNNIAIVLAFACYLLLMMFIGMYYYRRTHNMSDYILGGRKLGPWVTSMSAEASDMSGWMLMGLPGFAYIAGLNAAWIALGLALGTWANWRFVAKRLRKYTELANNSLTLPDFFQNRFHSQNNILRIISAIFILIFFIIYTSSGFVAGGKLFNTVFGIPYHYALFLGAFVIVFYTFAGGFLAVCWTDFIQGVMMFIAIIIVPISAIIVLGGFSTSFTAMHIIDPNVFNPFYKPDHTQMNFIEIISLLGWGLGYFGQPHILVRFMAIKFSSELTRASKIAMTWVIISLSASVLVGMVGKVFLTTTLTKSNTETVFLVLTHSLFPPFIAGLILSAVLAAIMSTASAQLLVAASAFSQDFYQTVIHSSDNQKELLWVGRLSVIIIAVLAVLMGINPNNLILDMVSYAWAGFGACFGPALLASLFWRRATSRGIIAGIITGGVTVIIWKHFAFWGLYEIIPGFIFSLIAIYLISIFDKTPSKEITDIFDSVKQSNI; from the coding sequence TTGTATAATAATATTGCTATTGTTTTAGCTTTTGCCTGTTATCTTTTATTAATGATGTTTATCGGAATGTATTACTACCGGCGTACCCATAATATGTCTGATTACATTTTAGGAGGAAGAAAACTAGGCCCATGGGTTACTTCTATGAGTGCCGAAGCTTCTGATATGAGCGGATGGATGCTAATGGGATTACCTGGATTTGCCTATATAGCTGGTTTGAATGCCGCATGGATTGCCTTAGGCCTCGCCCTGGGGACATGGGCCAACTGGCGTTTTGTAGCCAAACGACTGAGGAAATATACCGAGCTTGCAAATAATTCTCTCACCCTGCCGGATTTTTTTCAAAACCGTTTTCACAGCCAAAATAATATTTTAAGAATAATCTCCGCAATTTTCATTCTGATATTTTTTATAATTTACACCTCATCAGGTTTTGTTGCCGGTGGTAAATTATTTAATACCGTATTTGGCATTCCTTATCATTATGCTTTATTCTTAGGTGCTTTTGTAATCGTATTTTATACCTTTGCCGGCGGCTTTCTAGCAGTATGCTGGACCGATTTTATACAAGGTGTTATGATGTTTATTGCTATTATCATCGTTCCTATCTCAGCAATAATAGTATTAGGCGGTTTTTCTACAAGTTTTACTGCCATGCATATCATAGATCCAAATGTATTCAATCCTTTTTATAAACCAGATCACACCCAAATGAATTTTATCGAAATAATATCCTTACTGGGATGGGGGCTGGGTTATTTTGGTCAGCCCCATATTCTCGTTCGTTTCATGGCTATAAAATTTTCTTCCGAACTAACAAGAGCTTCCAAAATAGCTATGACATGGGTCATTATATCCCTTAGTGCCTCAGTTTTAGTGGGTATGGTCGGCAAAGTATTTCTGACCACGACCTTAACAAAAAGCAATACTGAAACAGTATTTCTTGTATTAACTCACAGCCTTTTTCCTCCATTTATTGCCGGACTCATTTTGTCTGCTGTCCTAGCAGCCATCATGAGTACAGCTTCAGCACAGCTCCTAGTAGCTGCATCAGCTTTTTCACAGGATTTTTACCAAACTGTCATACATAGTTCCGATAACCAAAAAGAACTATTATGGGTTGGCCGTTTATCCGTAATAATAATTGCTGTTCTTGCTGTACTAATGGGCATAAATCCCAACAATCTTATACTAGATATGGTCTCTTATGCCTGGGCCGGTTTTGGTGCTTGTTTTGGACCAGCTCTTTTAGCCTCTTTATTTTGGCGCCGAGCTACAAGCCGCGGCATAATAGCAGGCATCATCACTGGTGGTGTAACTGTTATTATTTGGAAACATTTTGCTTTTTGGGGGTTATATGAAATAATTCCCGGTTTTATATTTTCCTTAATAGCTATTTACCTTATAAGTATCTTCGATAAAACTCCATCAAAGGAAATCACAGATATCTTTGATTCAGTCAAACAGAGCAATATTTAA
- a CDS encoding DUF1934 domain-containing protein: MDKVILTVEGSQIDILGDTTSIEFIAEGQYCQKNGISYILYNETKSSGMEGTKTLLKIADNTVHLIRKGNISQQQFFSDGVKSDSQYQTPYGSMKIAVLTKKITIEKGTISSSVYINYDMLINGAWQSNNELHIEVTAADRKSEYLN, encoded by the coding sequence ATGGACAAGGTTATTTTAACAGTAGAAGGCTCACAAATAGATATACTAGGGGATACAACAAGTATAGAGTTTATAGCTGAGGGACAATATTGTCAAAAGAACGGAATAAGCTATATTTTGTATAATGAAACAAAATCTAGCGGTATGGAGGGAACGAAAACTCTTTTAAAAATTGCCGATAATACAGTTCATCTTATACGCAAGGGGAATATATCGCAGCAGCAATTTTTTTCCGATGGAGTTAAAAGTGACAGTCAGTATCAGACGCCATATGGTAGTATGAAAATTGCCGTACTTACCAAGAAAATTACCATTGAAAAGGGGACTATTTCCAGTAGCGTCTACATAAATTATGATATGCTTATAAATGGTGCATGGCAGAGCAATAATGAACTTCATATAGAGGTTACCGCAGCAGATAGGAAAAGTGAGTATTTAAATTAG
- a CDS encoding O-linked N-acetylglucosamine transferase, SPINDLY family protein: protein MALTQEQINFYLLSGQYFHNKGEYKKALAVVATILKENNTQLEALYISASAYRNLADYKKAIAIIDYICSIDINYIPAYIQRAYILKNTEHFFTEVVLLKKIIFLIKLLWKNKKYNYYKYLSEVYSMLASAYTKIGGTRQACRYFLLSAKTEENPRQKIQEYSNAIFTTNYFTNNNKLSCHLYKNFQKFFQSIKTYDHNCQHLQQRLRIGYISPDFRCHPVIAWSLTLLTKYSNDKFEIHCFSSCKEDNTTLKLKKLPGLHWHNIYGLSSQESAAIIYDARINILFDFSGHTANNCLPVLAYKPAPIQICGIGYFNSTGLDTVDYFLSDIYCSPNIFSPYFTEQLLRLPHSHICYSPPDNVPDATAPPYLKNDYITFGCFNNFTKINHITLSMWHDILLQLPNSRLVLKNFIFNTTENRNHIKMRLIKANLPIERIEMRNFTINHLKDYHDIDIALDTYPYTGGVTSCEALYMGVPLITLSGDRHGSRFGCSILSNLRLKNLITYSPTEYVKKTISLAQNKNYLLHLHNTLCTIMKNSPLMDNTLYIKDIETVYKKIWQKYIDSHLYNQKNEQKKSR from the coding sequence ATGGCACTTACGCAAGAACAAATAAATTTCTATTTATTATCCGGGCAATATTTCCATAATAAAGGAGAATATAAAAAAGCCCTAGCTGTAGTAGCAACTATCTTAAAAGAAAATAATACCCAGCTTGAAGCTCTTTATATATCGGCTTCTGCTTATCGTAACCTGGCTGATTATAAAAAAGCTATTGCTATAATTGACTATATCTGCAGTATTGATATAAATTATATTCCCGCTTATATTCAACGGGCATACATTTTAAAGAATACCGAACACTTCTTTACAGAAGTAGTTTTATTAAAAAAAATCATTTTTTTAATAAAACTACTGTGGAAAAATAAAAAATATAATTATTATAAATATTTAAGCGAAGTATACAGCATGTTAGCCTCTGCTTATACTAAAATTGGCGGCACGAGACAAGCATGCCGCTATTTTCTGTTATCTGCAAAAACAGAAGAAAATCCCCGGCAGAAAATCCAAGAATACAGCAATGCCATATTTACTACAAATTATTTTACAAATAATAACAAACTCTCTTGTCATTTATATAAAAATTTTCAAAAATTTTTCCAAAGTATTAAAACATATGATCACAATTGCCAGCATTTACAACAGCGTCTGCGAATAGGATATATATCACCCGACTTTCGCTGTCATCCTGTTATAGCATGGAGTCTGACTCTTCTAACTAAGTATTCAAACGATAAATTCGAAATACATTGTTTTTCATCCTGTAAGGAAGACAATACTACGCTAAAATTAAAAAAACTTCCCGGTCTGCATTGGCATAATATCTATGGCCTTTCTTCCCAAGAATCTGCAGCCATTATTTATGACGCAAGAATCAACATTTTATTTGATTTTTCCGGTCATACTGCTAATAATTGTCTACCTGTTTTGGCATATAAACCCGCGCCTATACAGATCTGCGGCATAGGCTATTTTAACAGCACCGGCCTTGATACTGTTGATTATTTTTTATCTGATATTTATTGCAGCCCAAATATTTTTTCTCCCTATTTTACTGAGCAACTGCTACGTCTGCCTCATAGCCATATTTGTTACTCTCCTCCTGATAATGTTCCAGATGCGACGGCCCCGCCATATCTGAAAAATGACTATATTACATTTGGCTGCTTTAATAATTTTACTAAGATCAATCATATTACTCTGTCAATGTGGCATGATATTTTACTGCAACTGCCTAATTCCAGATTAGTATTAAAAAATTTCATTTTTAATACTACAGAAAACAGAAATCATATAAAAATGCGTTTAATAAAAGCAAATCTTCCCATAGAACGAATTGAAATGAGAAATTTCACCATTAATCACCTTAAAGACTATCATGATATTGATATTGCGCTGGACACTTATCCTTATACCGGTGGTGTGACATCATGTGAAGCATTGTATATGGGAGTTCCTTTGATCACACTATCTGGTGACCGGCATGGCTCACGTTTTGGGTGCAGCATTTTAAGCAACTTGCGCTTAAAGAATTTAATTACCTATAGTCCTACGGAATATGTAAAAAAAACTATTTCACTTGCTCAAAACAAAAATTATCTTCTCCATCTGCACAATACACTTTGCACTATAATGAAAAATTCACCTCTCATGGACAATACATTATATATTAAAGATATTGAAACAGTATATAAAAAAATCTGGCAGAAATATATAGATTCCCATTTATACAATCAAAAAAACGAACAAAAAAAGAGCCGTTAA
- a CDS encoding DUF2156 domain-containing protein, with protein sequence MINFKKLQKEDKEIFDTFFEARYYENSHFTFTNLFMWRKPYNMMWCVENGILFLKAQWETDEFALQPFGPQEKMQEAIAKWKAYFASKGRPLIFYGLEKSMADELEKFSGAEFNIIADEENFDYVYNSEDLINLKGRKFHSKKNHLNNFHKNYPDAKYISISDEVITLCKLTVNGWYKTRSQDLPDDPFIALEREAIIEVLNNFSQLSLKGGAVIDNNRIIAFTFGEALNTDTAVIHVEKADPDINGAYTFINQAFIMNEWADMKFINREEDMGIEGLRKAKQSYRPVKMIKKYNAEIKI encoded by the coding sequence ATTATCAATTTTAAAAAACTGCAAAAAGAAGATAAAGAGATATTTGATACTTTTTTTGAGGCAAGGTATTATGAAAATTCGCATTTTACTTTTACAAATTTGTTTATGTGGCGTAAACCTTATAATATGATGTGGTGTGTAGAAAATGGTATATTGTTTTTAAAGGCTCAGTGGGAAACAGATGAATTTGCTTTACAGCCTTTTGGACCGCAAGAAAAAATGCAGGAGGCAATAGCTAAATGGAAAGCTTATTTTGCAAGTAAGGGCAGGCCATTGATATTTTATGGTCTGGAAAAATCAATGGCTGATGAATTGGAAAAGTTTTCTGGGGCAGAATTTAATATTATAGCAGATGAGGAAAATTTTGATTATGTTTATAATAGTGAAGATCTGATTAATTTAAAGGGACGTAAATTTCATTCCAAGAAAAATCATTTGAATAATTTTCATAAAAATTATCCTGATGCTAAATATATATCAATTAGTGATGAGGTTATTACATTATGTAAACTTACTGTTAATGGCTGGTATAAGACACGCAGTCAGGATCTGCCGGATGATCCTTTCATTGCGTTAGAACGAGAAGCGATAATTGAAGTGCTGAATAATTTTAGCCAGTTGTCATTGAAAGGGGGAGCTGTTATTGATAATAATCGTATAATAGCATTTACTTTTGGCGAAGCACTTAATACAGATACGGCGGTTATTCATGTGGAAAAAGCTGATCCTGATATCAATGGAGCATATACCTTTATCAATCAGGCATTTATTATGAATGAGTGGGCTGATATGAAATTTATAAATAGGGAAGAAGATATGGGTATTGAGGGACTTAGAAAAGCTAAACAATCATATCGTCCAGTGAAAATGATAAAAAAATATAATGCTGAGATAAAAATCTGA
- a CDS encoding CTP synthase has product MAKYIFVTGGVVSSLGKGITAASLGRLLKSRGIKVTIQKFDPYINIDPGTMSPYQHGEVFVTDDGAETDLDLGHYERFIDINLSKASNVTTGKIYWSVLSKERRGDYLGSTVQVIPHITNEIKQRVYDVAASDNADVVITEIGGTVGDIESQPFLEAIRQVKKEVGKNDTLYIHVTLVPYISAAGELKTKPTQHSVKELRSIGIQPDILVCRTEKPISEDMKKKLALFCDVDMDAVIENQTASTIYEVPLIMQKEGLDKIVLQKLNMDYIPANMDEWQRMVYKIKNPKQRIKIAVVGKYVELPDAYISVTEALHHAGIANETEVKIVWVNAEKIEEENTELDEVFSGCRGILVPGGFGNRGVEGKIAAIKYARENNIPFLGLCLGMHCAVVEFARDVCGLTDAHSTEFNKETKYPVIDLMQSQVNIEDKGGTMRLGSYPCKLAEGTHAFAAYGEKLINERHRHRYELNNDFRQILVDNGMVVAGTLPDDSLVEIVELKNHPWFVASQFHPELKSRPNRPHPLFRDFVNAALQYAKLKK; this is encoded by the coding sequence ATGGCAAAGTATATTTTTGTTACTGGCGGAGTAGTATCGTCTTTAGGGAAGGGAATAACAGCTGCTTCATTAGGACGCTTATTAAAAAGCCGGGGGATAAAAGTTACAATTCAGAAATTTGATCCATATATTAATATTGACCCGGGAACAATGAGCCCTTATCAACATGGGGAAGTATTTGTAACGGACGATGGTGCGGAAACAGATCTTGATTTAGGTCATTATGAAAGATTTATTGATATTAATTTATCAAAGGCGTCAAATGTCACGACAGGAAAAATTTATTGGTCGGTGCTGTCAAAGGAACGGCGTGGTGATTATTTAGGCAGTACAGTCCAGGTTATTCCTCATATAACAAATGAAATAAAGCAGCGTGTTTATGATGTAGCGGCATCGGATAATGCTGATGTCGTAATTACAGAAATCGGCGGGACCGTTGGTGATATCGAAAGTCAGCCATTCTTAGAAGCAATTCGCCAGGTAAAAAAAGAAGTGGGAAAAAATGACACATTATATATTCATGTAACCTTAGTTCCTTATATTTCAGCTGCCGGAGAGCTTAAAACCAAGCCAACGCAGCATAGCGTAAAAGAGTTACGCAGCATAGGCATACAGCCAGATATTCTCGTATGCCGGACAGAAAAGCCTATATCTGAGGATATGAAGAAAAAATTAGCCTTGTTCTGCGATGTCGACATGGATGCAGTTATTGAAAATCAGACTGCATCTACAATATATGAAGTACCATTGATAATGCAAAAAGAGGGTTTAGATAAGATTGTATTGCAAAAATTAAATATGGATTATATTCCAGCCAATATGGATGAATGGCAGCGGATGGTGTATAAAATAAAGAATCCTAAGCAGCGAATAAAGATTGCTGTAGTGGGGAAATATGTTGAACTGCCGGATGCTTATATTTCAGTTACAGAAGCACTTCATCATGCGGGAATAGCCAATGAAACAGAAGTTAAGATTGTGTGGGTTAATGCAGAAAAGATCGAGGAAGAAAATACGGAATTAGATGAAGTTTTTTCCGGCTGCCGGGGAATTCTTGTACCGGGTGGTTTTGGCAATAGAGGTGTGGAAGGAAAAATAGCGGCTATTAAATATGCACGTGAAAATAATATTCCTTTTCTGGGACTTTGCCTGGGAATGCATTGTGCTGTTGTTGAATTCGCACGTGATGTATGTGGACTTACTGATGCTCATAGTACAGAATTTAATAAGGAAACAAAATATCCAGTCATAGATCTGATGCAGTCACAAGTAAATATTGAAGATAAAGGTGGAACTATGCGCCTGGGATCATATCCTTGTAAATTGGCAGAAGGGACACATGCTTTTGCTGCTTATGGAGAAAAACTCATTAATGAACGTCATCGTCATCGTTATGAGCTTAATAATGATTTTAGACAAATTCTTGTTGATAATGGCATGGTTGTTGCCGGGACTTTACCAGATGACAGCTTGGTAGAAATAGTTGAATTAAAAAACCATCCTTGGTTTGTTGCATCACAGTTTCATCCTGAATTAAAGTCAAGACCAAATAGACCACATCCGTTATTTCGTGATTTTGTTAATGCGGCTTTGCAGTATGCTAAACTAAAAAAATGA
- a CDS encoding ammonium transporter: MKKMSLTFAMTLCSLIVSVPVAFAASQGPAKYVSADTTWTLIGAFLVFVMQPGFAMVETGLTRAKNAANIVMKNFMDFSIGSVVFWFIGFGLMFGHDISGFIGAPDFFVRNYQVSSGAGYPPFTYLIFQTVFCATAATIVSGAMAERTKFAAYCVYSLVISAFVYPISGHWAWGGGWLTTLAVPYHDFAGSSVVHMVGGIAALIGAWMLGPRIGKYNSDGTPNAILGHSMPLAALGVFILWFGWFGFNGGSTVSATGDATLLSISNIYVTTNLAAAVSSCTVMILTWIRYGKPDVSMTLNGGLAGLVGITAGCDAVNPFGAFAIGLICGIVVVFSVEFFDKVAKIDDPVGAISVHGVCGALGTILTGLFAVDGGLFYGGGAGLLVTQLIGVAAIAVYVAIVMYVIFKIIDAVIGLRVSREEEIEGLDIREHGLSSAYASFEPVHISTTLSPVLGVSTTNTAIKSADTDVEVEHRPAVKTSDGHKLTKISIVTSEERFETLKEALEQLGITGMTVTKVLGFGIQKGHKELYRGAAIKSQLLPKIKIDLIVSAVPVDTIVKTAKAVLYTGKYGDGKIFVYDVENVVKIRTGEEGFSALQDKPME; encoded by the coding sequence ATGAAGAAGATGAGTTTGACATTTGCGATGACCCTATGCAGCCTGATTGTATCAGTGCCGGTCGCTTTTGCAGCATCCCAGGGGCCGGCTAAATATGTTTCGGCAGATACTACATGGACACTTATAGGAGCCTTCTTAGTATTTGTTATGCAGCCAGGTTTTGCAATGGTAGAAACGGGTCTGACAAGAGCTAAAAATGCTGCAAATATCGTAATGAAAAATTTCATGGATTTCAGTATTGGCAGTGTTGTGTTTTGGTTTATTGGTTTTGGTCTGATGTTTGGACATGATATATCTGGATTTATAGGGGCACCTGATTTTTTTGTACGCAATTATCAAGTTAGTTCTGGTGCAGGTTATCCACCATTTACTTATTTAATTTTTCAAACAGTTTTTTGTGCGACGGCAGCTACAATAGTTTCGGGTGCTATGGCTGAACGCACAAAATTTGCAGCTTACTGTGTTTATAGTCTTGTTATTAGTGCTTTTGTTTATCCTATATCAGGTCATTGGGCTTGGGGTGGTGGCTGGCTGACTACTTTGGCTGTACCATACCATGATTTTGCTGGTTCTTCTGTTGTGCATATGGTTGGCGGGATTGCTGCATTAATAGGAGCATGGATGTTAGGTCCACGTATTGGAAAATATAATTCTGACGGGACACCCAATGCTATATTAGGGCACAGCATGCCATTGGCAGCACTAGGAGTTTTCATTTTATGGTTTGGCTGGTTTGGCTTTAATGGAGGCTCGACGGTTAGTGCTACGGGTGATGCAACTCTGCTTTCTATCAGCAATATTTATGTAACTACAAATCTTGCGGCTGCTGTTTCATCATGTACTGTCATGATTCTTACATGGATACGCTATGGCAAACCAGATGTATCTATGACGCTCAATGGCGGGTTGGCCGGATTGGTCGGAATTACAGCTGGGTGTGATGCTGTTAATCCATTTGGTGCTTTTGCAATAGGCCTTATTTGTGGAATTGTTGTTGTGTTTTCGGTAGAATTTTTTGATAAGGTAGCCAAAATCGATGATCCAGTCGGAGCTATTTCTGTACATGGTGTATGTGGTGCATTAGGAACAATTCTTACAGGACTGTTTGCTGTGGACGGGGGTCTCTTTTATGGCGGTGGAGCAGGACTTTTAGTCACGCAGTTAATAGGTGTTGCAGCAATAGCAGTATATGTAGCTATTGTAATGTATGTGATTTTTAAAATTATTGATGCGGTAATTGGTCTTCGTGTAAGCAGGGAAGAAGAAATTGAAGGATTGGATATCCGTGAACATGGATTATCATCAGCTTATGCCAGCTTTGAACCAGTTCATATTTCTACTACTCTTTCTCCAGTTTTGGGTGTTTCTACTACAAATACGGCAATAAAATCAGCAGATACAGATGTTGAAGTAGAACACAGGCCTGCTGTGAAAACTTCAGATGGACATAAATTAACAAAAATTTCTATAGTTACATCAGAGGAACGGTTTGAAACATTAAAGGAAGCATTGGAACAGTTGGGTATTACAGGTATGACAGTCACAAAAGTTTTAGGCTTTGGTATACAGAAGGGACATAAAGAATTGTATCGTGGAGCAGCGATTAAATCCCAGCTGCTGCCTAAGATTAAAATTGATTTGATAGTTTCGGCTGTTCCTGTTGATACTATTGTAAAAACAGCGAAAGCAGTTCTTTACACAGGTAAATACGGGGATGGAAAAATATTTGTTTATGATGTAGAAAATGTTGTTAAGATACGTACTGGTGAAGAAGGGTTTTCTGCTTTGCAGGATAAACCTATGGAATAA
- the argS gene encoding arginine--tRNA ligase — protein MNIQELIKDIVKKSVQKNMSAGVFPQAIIPDVILEVPPQKEYGDFATNFSMQSARVFHMPPKKIAEELVKQIDSDYLDKIEIAGPGFINFYLKPEIIYKQLADVMEKDNKFGNLPLKNSGKIMVEYVSANPTGPLHVGHGRGAAYGSALVNLLRAAGYYVRSEYYINDAGNQIDNLAASVNARYLELLGKKTEFPENGYHGQDIIDTAKRIINKTGTKYLDMPDKERLCVFKELALQEKLAVLKEDLNAFNVHFDNWFSERTLHPDAVNSACEILLQNKAMYEKEGAKWLRSTQYGDDKDRVVIRDNGVPTYLASDIAYHKNKFDRGFDKLIDIWGADHHGYVCRVKASIKALGFDPDRLDVLLLQMVSLYRNGELVKMSKRTGQSVTLAELIEEVGTDAARYFFIMRSLDSQLDFDLDLAKSESNENPVYYVQYAHARICSIFRQAEEAGIHISEKVDLSLLTDDAEITLIKKILSYPDEIELAARDYAPHRIANYLHDLAADFHSFYNKCRIIGVDLKLGQSRLALAGVVKNTIHHALDILGISSPEKM, from the coding sequence TTGAATATACAGGAACTTATTAAAGATATAGTAAAAAAATCAGTTCAAAAAAATATGAGTGCTGGTGTTTTTCCGCAAGCGATTATACCGGATGTGATACTTGAAGTACCACCCCAAAAAGAATATGGTGACTTTGCTACTAATTTCTCTATGCAATCGGCGCGCGTATTTCATATGCCACCTAAAAAAATTGCTGAAGAACTGGTAAAACAAATTGATAGTGATTATTTGGACAAGATAGAAATAGCTGGGCCGGGATTTATCAATTTTTATTTAAAACCGGAAATTATTTATAAACAACTTGCTGATGTAATGGAAAAGGACAATAAATTTGGAAATCTTCCCTTAAAAAACAGCGGTAAAATTATGGTTGAATATGTCAGTGCTAATCCAACAGGGCCGCTTCATGTCGGACATGGGCGCGGAGCAGCATATGGCAGTGCATTGGTAAATTTGCTGCGTGCAGCAGGATATTATGTAAGAAGCGAATATTATATTAATGATGCCGGCAATCAGATTGACAATCTTGCAGCATCGGTTAATGCTAGATATCTGGAATTACTGGGCAAAAAAACAGAGTTTCCGGAAAATGGTTATCATGGACAAGATATTATAGATACGGCAAAACGAATAATAAATAAGACTGGGACTAAATATCTGGATATGCCGGATAAGGAACGTCTTTGTGTTTTCAAAGAATTAGCACTACAAGAAAAGCTGGCGGTACTAAAGGAAGATTTGAATGCGTTTAATGTGCATTTTGATAATTGGTTTAGTGAAAGAACTTTGCATCCAGATGCAGTTAATTCAGCTTGTGAAATACTTTTGCAAAATAAAGCAATGTATGAAAAAGAAGGGGCAAAATGGCTCCGGTCTACGCAATATGGCGATGACAAGGATCGAGTGGTAATCCGTGATAACGGGGTGCCAACTTATTTAGCATCAGATATAGCTTATCACAAAAATAAATTTGACCGTGGGTTTGATAAACTTATAGACATTTGGGGAGCAGATCATCATGGATATGTTTGCCGGGTCAAGGCTTCAATTAAGGCATTGGGATTTGATCCCGATCGGTTAGATGTTCTTTTACTCCAGATGGTTAGTCTTTATCGCAATGGCGAATTGGTAAAAATGTCTAAAAGAACTGGACAGAGCGTAACTCTTGCAGAGCTTATAGAAGAAGTCGGTACGGATGCAGCCAGATATTTCTTTATAATGAGATCTTTGGACAGTCAGCTGGATTTTGATTTAGATTTGGCTAAATCGGAGTCGAATGAAAATCCAGTTTATTATGTACAGTATGCACATGCTCGCATTTGTAGTATTTTTAGGCAGGCAGAAGAAGCAGGGATACATATATCTGAAAAAGTTGATTTAAGTTTATTGACAGATGATGCCGAAATTACCCTCATTAAAAAAATATTATCATATCCAGATGAAATAGAATTAGCAGCAAGAGATTATGCTCCGCATCGCATTGCCAATTACTTGCATGATTTAGCAGCTGATTTTCACAGCTTCTATAATAAATGCCGGATAATTGGAGTGGATTTAAAACTGGGACAGTCGCGGTTGGCATTAGCTGGAGTTGTAAAAAATACAATTCATCATGCCCTTGATATTTTGGGAATAAGTTCGCCGGAAAAAATGTGA